From the genome of Verrucomicrobiia bacterium, one region includes:
- a CDS encoding PIN domain-containing protein — protein sequence MLDSFALIAYFRDEPGAEAMEILLVTAGKKDSPLHMTDVNYAEVKYSIMKKDGANAWAEAAKVLQGLPIDFHSTDRALADTAADFKAQFKISLADAFAAALAKEKKAELVTGDLEFRPLEKEIKINWLK from the coding sequence GTGCTCGACAGCTTCGCGCTCATTGCCTACTTCCGCGACGAGCCGGGCGCAGAAGCGATGGAAATCCTGCTCGTCACCGCAGGGAAGAAGGACAGCCCGCTCCACATGACCGACGTAAATTACGCCGAGGTCAAATACTCCATTATGAAAAAGGACGGCGCGAATGCGTGGGCGGAAGCCGCGAAGGTTCTCCAGGGTCTGCCAATTGATTTCCATTCCACGGATCGTGCGCTGGCTGACACCGCCGCCGATTTCAAAGCACAATTCAAGATCAGTCTGGCCGATGCCTTCGCCGCTGCGTTGGCGAAAGAAAAGAAAGCGGAGCTCGTCACGGGCGATCTAGAATTCAGACCACTGGAAAAGGAAATCAAAATCAACTGGCTGAAATGA
- a CDS encoding AbrB/MazE/SpoVT family DNA-binding domain-containing protein, producing the protein MTERAETAWFTTKGQVVIPLRLRKQFEIEDGTKVVVQATPEGILLKPVTAALIKRGRGILKRKAGDKPLAEEWAEHKKQERELEERHAR; encoded by the coding sequence ATGACTGAAAGAGCCGAAACTGCCTGGTTCACGACCAAGGGGCAGGTGGTCATCCCTCTTCGCTTGCGAAAACAATTTGAAATCGAAGACGGGACGAAGGTTGTGGTGCAGGCGACGCCGGAAGGAATTCTCCTCAAACCCGTGACCGCCGCGCTCATCAAGCGCGGGCGTGGCATCCTCAAGCGCAAGGCAGGCGACAAACCGTTGGCCGAGGAATGGGCCGAGCACAAGAAGCAGGAACGGGAACTGGAGGAGCGCCATGCCCGCTAA
- a CDS encoding type II toxin-antitoxin system RelE/ParE family toxin, translating into MNVEYHPAVEQDVAEVLNYYDGVSPVLGDEFKKELRHFIKFAAANPGRFHLVSSQFRRANLRRFPYHFLYREIPDGIRITLVRHHKRHPDHGLGRE; encoded by the coding sequence ATGAACGTCGAATACCATCCCGCCGTTGAGCAGGATGTCGCTGAAGTTCTCAATTACTACGATGGGGTTTCACCCGTACTGGGAGACGAATTCAAAAAGGAGTTACGGCACTTCATCAAGTTCGCGGCGGCAAACCCGGGAAGATTTCATCTCGTCAGTTCCCAATTCCGTCGGGCCAACCTGCGACGCTTTCCCTATCACTTTCTTTACCGCGAGATTCCCGATGGCATTCGCATCACGCTGGTCCGACACCACAAGCGGCATCCGGATCATGGCTTGGGACGCGAATAG
- a CDS encoding addiction module protein: MTAVEELKKQALALGVEARVQLAESLLRSLPPITEERSEAEELAEAERRDFEIESGQAPALHDGEFWQRVEARRRK, from the coding sequence ATGACTGCGGTGGAAGAACTTAAGAAGCAGGCACTCGCCCTCGGTGTAGAAGCGCGGGTTCAATTGGCCGAATCTTTACTGCGTTCGCTGCCCCCAATAACCGAAGAACGGTCTGAGGCTGAGGAGTTGGCCGAAGCCGAACGGCGTGACTTCGAGATTGAATCCGGCCAGGCGCCGGCGCTTCACGACGGCGAATTCTGGCAACGTGTCGAAGCCCGCCGCCGGAAATGA
- a CDS encoding HEAT repeat domain-containing protein: MHKAKQERLENWRILQELAGIICFTGKPCRGSIQAVRKNAILFIALSVLFGLLVWQQAEIRALRSELEDLKQRETTVVTVPAASGAPVSVMNSDEGVMPQRLAALEEQVRQLTLASESLMERGQLPLSAAKTAELRGRFLDASLSDGERLRILRILRRNQAIDDEVLRTGLAWMETLSDTKLIGDVLEQFVGLKSPALRDKALQLVATHPDEQIRRRAAQILGGFDDLQVESAIWTALASEQSRGVQGQLEDALREMPMSPERQADLERRLANNTASLQERFAAFRVLMSAKAASAEAVRDFANEVVAQNNVDQTADLFRMLDNTGNLAAAPALVYGLQMDNPKLRALALDALSEMQSDPTVVKWLQYSANNDADERVRAEAVRALAQAGNKP; the protein is encoded by the coding sequence TTGCACAAAGCCAAACAGGAACGGCTCGAAAATTGGCGCATCTTGCAGGAACTGGCGGGGATTATTTGCTTCACTGGCAAGCCTTGTCGCGGCAGCATCCAAGCCGTGCGAAAGAATGCAATCCTCTTCATCGCGTTATCGGTCTTGTTCGGATTATTAGTCTGGCAGCAGGCCGAGATTCGAGCTTTGCGATCCGAGTTGGAGGATCTGAAGCAGAGGGAGACAACGGTCGTCACTGTTCCCGCCGCTTCAGGTGCTCCGGTTTCAGTCATGAATTCCGATGAGGGTGTGATGCCCCAGCGCCTGGCCGCACTGGAAGAACAGGTTCGCCAATTGACTTTGGCCTCAGAGTCCTTGATGGAGCGCGGGCAACTTCCATTATCGGCTGCCAAGACCGCCGAATTGAGGGGACGATTTTTGGATGCTTCGCTCTCCGACGGCGAGCGACTCCGAATCCTGCGGATTCTCCGTAGAAACCAGGCCATTGACGACGAAGTGTTACGCACCGGTCTGGCATGGATGGAAACGCTTTCCGATACGAAATTGATTGGGGACGTGTTGGAACAATTTGTCGGGCTGAAAAGCCCCGCGTTACGGGACAAGGCGTTGCAACTCGTCGCGACTCATCCGGACGAGCAAATCCGCCGGCGGGCGGCCCAGATTCTGGGAGGCTTCGACGATCTGCAGGTTGAGTCAGCAATTTGGACGGCGCTGGCCTCGGAGCAAAGTCGCGGGGTGCAAGGTCAATTGGAGGATGCGTTACGCGAAATGCCGATGAGTCCGGAGCGTCAAGCTGACTTGGAAAGACGGCTGGCGAACAATACCGCTTCGTTGCAAGAGCGGTTTGCCGCCTTTCGCGTCTTGATGTCAGCCAAGGCAGCGAGTGCGGAGGCCGTAAGGGATTTTGCAAACGAAGTCGTGGCGCAGAACAATGTGGATCAAACGGCGGACTTGTTCCGAATGTTGGACAACACAGGAAATCTTGCCGCCGCTCCAGCCTTGGTCTACGGGCTTCAGATGGATAATCCAAAACTGCGCGCGCTGGCGCTGGATGCGTTGAGCGAAATGCAGTCGGACCCCACCGTAGTCAAATGGCTGCAATACTCCGCCAACAATGACGCCGATGAACGCGTGCGGGCGGAGGCGGTTCGTGCTCTCGCCCAAGCGGGAAACAAACCATAA
- a CDS encoding HNH endonuclease, with protein MDTATVQLIRQRAGNRCEYCRLPQDFSGLRFHIEHIIARQHRGTDDADNLALACPECNCHKGTNLSGVDPDTGKVTELFHPRHDRWADHFTIVEGSIIGKTPAGRATAWLLEMNSGERLRIRQRLLRLGLWM; from the coding sequence ATGGACACGGCGACCGTCCAGTTGATTCGGCAACGCGCGGGCAACCGTTGCGAGTATTGTCGTCTGCCGCAGGACTTCTCCGGACTGCGCTTTCACATCGAGCACATCATCGCCCGTCAGCATCGTGGTACTGATGACGCCGACAATCTCGCGCTTGCCTGCCCTGAATGCAATTGTCACAAAGGCACGAATCTCAGCGGCGTTGACCCTGACACTGGCAAAGTCACGGAGCTTTTTCATCCGCGTCACGACCGATGGGCCGACCATTTCACAATTGTCGAGGGAAGCATTATCGGAAAAACACCGGCTGGGCGCGCGACGGCGTGGTTGCTGGAAATGAACTCCGGCGAACGATTGAGAATAAGGCAGAGACTGCTCCGGCTGGGGTTATGGATGTAA